A single window of Sulfurimonas sp. hsl 1-7 DNA harbors:
- a CDS encoding phosphomannomutase/phosphoglucomutase produces MSIYREYDIRGIYEKELNEGSVTKIGFALASKIDGEYVAVGYDARSHSPILFEYLVAGLNAGGKKVLDMGLVPTPVNYFTNYQEWDGITPSASVMITGSHNPSEYNGFKITIAQAPFFGEDIYALGRECEAMGDIEKVDRQVVKIDAKNRYIDYIVEQFQHLKGMDTKIVYDCGNGVAGIVLPEIFERLELNTKGLYVDPDGTFPNHHPDPSVEKNLADVKVLLEKEGDIAFAYDGDADRIAVLTHKNNIKGDMMALLYSMKMQNPTVVGEVKCSQVMYDELERRGGKTIMYKTGHSNLKVKMKEVNADLACEVSGHVFFKNRYFGYDDAIYATLRMLELIQDGIDLDAELAKLPEVYSTEEIKVETTEAEKFKIMEKVKELLQNPPASFPAIKDIIDVDGVRINFENGWGLVRASNTTPVLVTRFESTSKEDAALYEASVNALIKEAKELL; encoded by the coding sequence TTGAGCATCTATAGAGAGTATGACATACGTGGGATTTACGAAAAAGAACTAAATGAAGGAAGTGTTACAAAAATCGGTTTTGCATTGGCTTCTAAGATTGACGGAGAATATGTAGCAGTCGGTTATGATGCAAGAAGTCACTCTCCGATTTTGTTCGAATATCTTGTAGCAGGTCTCAATGCAGGCGGTAAAAAAGTTTTAGACATGGGACTTGTGCCAACTCCTGTTAATTACTTTACAAACTATCAAGAGTGGGACGGGATCACACCTTCAGCTTCTGTTATGATCACGGGTTCACACAATCCAAGCGAATACAACGGTTTTAAGATTACAATTGCTCAAGCACCGTTTTTCGGTGAAGATATCTATGCACTCGGGCGTGAGTGTGAGGCGATGGGTGATATTGAAAAAGTTGATCGCCAGGTTGTAAAAATTGATGCGAAAAACAGATACATCGACTATATTGTAGAGCAGTTCCAACATCTTAAAGGGATGGATACAAAGATCGTATATGACTGTGGAAACGGTGTAGCGGGTATTGTTCTTCCTGAGATTTTTGAGCGCTTGGAATTAAATACAAAAGGGTTATATGTCGATCCGGACGGTACATTCCCAAATCATCATCCGGACCCTTCAGTTGAGAAAAACCTTGCTGATGTAAAGGTACTTTTAGAAAAAGAGGGTGATATCGCTTTTGCATACGACGGTGATGCAGACAGAATCGCGGTACTGACTCATAAAAACAATATAAAAGGGGATATGATGGCCCTTTTATACTCTATGAAGATGCAGAACCCTACAGTTGTAGGTGAGGTGAAATGTTCACAAGTTATGTATGACGAGCTTGAACGCCGCGGCGGGAAAACTATTATGTATAAAACAGGACATTCGAACTTAAAAGTAAAGATGAAAGAGGTTAATGCTGACCTTGCATGTGAAGTGAGCGGGCACGTGTTTTTCAAAAACAGATACTTCGGCTACGATGATGCAATCTATGCAACCCTTAGAATGTTAGAGCTTATCCAAGACGGTATAGACCTTGACGCTGAGCTTGCAAAGCTTCCTGAAGTATATTCGACTGAAGAGATCAAAGTTGAAACTACGGAAGCGGAAAAGTTCAAAATTATGGAAAAAGTAAAAGAGCTTTTACAAAATCCTCCGGCATCTTTTCCGGCTATCAAAGATATCATCGATGTTGACGGTGTAAGAATCAACTTTGAAAACGGTTGGGGACTTGTACGTGCATCAAACACAACTCCTGTACTTGTAACACGTTTTGAATCAACTTCAAAAGAAGATGCTGCACTCTATGAAGCATCAGTAAATGCGCTTATAAAAGAAGCAAAAGAATTATTATAA
- a CDS encoding prepilin-type N-terminal cleavage/methylation domain-containing protein — MRKGFTLIELMVSIVILSIIMVFLYKSYAELNGQNRIYKEAVDKIEKIETIKQTVFLDLSMSFRETIMILHQDKNADILFFQSSHSIHDRIHPYIGYIVQDKKLYRIESLRALKVYPLESNVDFDVDYLGEVENFRVYQGQQDDSLYLVDISLKSLERILMKIKSFS; from the coding sequence ATGAGAAAAGGTTTTACACTTATTGAGTTAATGGTCTCGATCGTAATACTCTCGATCATTATGGTGTTTTTATATAAGAGTTATGCAGAGTTAAACGGACAAAACAGAATCTATAAAGAGGCTGTCGATAAAATTGAAAAAATAGAGACGATTAAACAAACAGTTTTTTTAGATCTTTCTATGAGTTTTAGAGAAACAATAATGATTTTGCATCAAGATAAAAATGCAGACATTCTCTTTTTTCAATCTTCACATTCTATTCATGACCGCATACACCCCTACATTGGGTATATTGTTCAAGATAAAAAACTTTACAGGATAGAGTCTTTACGGGCTTTAAAAGTATACCCTTTAGAGAGCAATGTCGATTTTGATGTTGATTATTTGGGTGAAGTTGAAAATTTTCGAGTTTATCAGGGACAACAAGATGACAGTTTATATCTGGTAGACATATCGTTAAAGAGTTTAGAGCGGATTTTAATGAAGATAAAATCTTTTTCTTAG
- a CDS encoding prepilin-type N-terminal cleavage/methylation domain-containing protein yields the protein MAKQRNAFTLIEVMVAVMIVSVVIAAMFQVRGDANSKLLWLQQSIKETQYNSFLLGTSQKYGFEKSNVSLKELVDDFNLESDLRREVKAIKVKLSYDEIDKFETPTGSVLEIGKTKLESQKFSTSMLRVKIQ from the coding sequence ATGGCTAAACAACGCAACGCTTTTACTTTGATCGAAGTGATGGTGGCGGTGATGATTGTCAGTGTCGTGATCGCTGCTATGTTTCAAGTAAGAGGGGATGCAAACAGTAAACTCTTATGGCTGCAACAATCGATAAAAGAGACGCAATATAACTCTTTTTTACTCGGAACTTCCCAAAAGTACGGTTTTGAAAAAAGCAATGTATCACTCAAAGAACTTGTAGATGATTTTAATCTTGAGAGTGACCTCAGACGTGAAGTAAAAGCCATAAAAGTGAAACTTTCATACGATGAAATAGATAAGTTTGAAACACCTACTGGAAGTGTTTTGGAGATCGGAAAAACAAAACTTGAATCACAAAAGTTTTCTACTTCAATGTTACGGGTGAAGATCCAATGA
- a CDS encoding GspE/PulE family protein has protein sequence MLNIEPLHNLHLEPIEVEELNTNLSVKNYLLFSEYGSEISAFTSKRYLSEASNYYTKLDEEYPLYILDEDSFDRLYNRFLELRTDKEIETMKGDRQEESNDEDELSLTDFLRTSADILTSEESAPIIKFVNALFYQAVKKRASDIHIEVHENKGEVRFRIDGMLTKNADLDKKIVNLIVSRIKVISNLDISEKRIPQDGRTQIKIAGEVLDIRVSILPTFYGERVVMRLLMQSSQIPEITELGFNDSMINDVKKLLRSSHGIILVTGPTGSGKTTSLHSFLREVEEPHKNLITVEDPVEYKSDNISQIQVNEKVGLTFASALRSILRQDPDVIMIGEIRDEETATIAVRAALTGHLVFSTLHTNSAAATISRLSDMNIEPFLISSSLLGILAQRLVRVLCPHCKEEDELAENFSEDYDLPRDAKIYKSCGCKECNYTGYAGRRSIGELLIMNDKVKDLLKTTTDEHTIKTALEADGLKTIAKQLRMMLINGETSLDEAIRIGIGHG, from the coding sequence ATGTTAAACATTGAACCGCTCCATAACCTTCATCTAGAGCCGATTGAAGTTGAAGAGCTCAATACAAACTTATCTGTTAAAAATTATCTTCTTTTCAGTGAATATGGGAGTGAGATATCTGCGTTTACTTCAAAACGCTACCTCAGTGAAGCGAGTAATTACTATACAAAGCTTGATGAGGAATATCCGTTATATATTTTAGACGAGGACTCTTTCGATAGACTTTATAACCGTTTTTTAGAACTCAGAACAGACAAAGAGATCGAGACGATGAAGGGGGATAGACAAGAGGAGAGTAATGATGAAGATGAACTCTCTTTAACCGACTTTCTAAGAACTTCGGCAGATATCTTAACGAGTGAAGAATCAGCACCCATTATCAAGTTTGTAAATGCACTGTTTTATCAAGCGGTAAAAAAACGTGCGTCAGATATTCACATTGAAGTGCATGAAAACAAAGGGGAAGTTCGTTTTCGTATAGACGGTATGTTGACAAAAAATGCCGATCTAGACAAAAAGATAGTCAATCTTATCGTGAGTCGTATCAAAGTTATCTCAAATCTTGATATCTCGGAGAAAAGGATACCTCAAGATGGTCGTACGCAGATCAAAATTGCGGGTGAAGTTTTAGATATTCGTGTCTCGATACTTCCTACATTTTACGGTGAACGTGTAGTTATGAGGCTTTTGATGCAAAGCTCACAAATCCCGGAAATTACTGAACTTGGATTTAACGATTCTATGATCAATGATGTAAAAAAACTGCTTCGCTCATCGCACGGGATCATCTTGGTAACGGGGCCGACGGGAAGTGGTAAGACAACATCACTGCACTCATTTTTACGCGAAGTGGAAGAGCCGCATAAAAACCTTATAACGGTTGAGGATCCTGTAGAGTATAAAAGTGACAATATCTCACAAATTCAAGTAAACGAGAAAGTGGGGCTCACATTTGCTTCGGCACTTCGATCTATCCTGCGTCAAGACCCTGATGTTATTATGATCGGGGAGATTCGTGACGAGGAGACAGCTACGATTGCAGTTCGTGCAGCACTGACGGGGCACCTTGTTTTTTCAACGCTTCATACAAACTCGGCAGCAGCAACAATCTCAAGACTCTCCGATATGAACATAGAACCGTTTTTAATCTCATCTTCACTTTTAGGGATATTGGCACAGAGACTTGTGCGTGTACTTTGTCCTCATTGTAAAGAGGAAGATGAACTGGCTGAGAATTTTAGCGAGGATTATGACCTTCCTCGTGATGCGAAGATCTATAAATCTTGCGGCTGTAAAGAGTGTAACTATACAGGTTACGCGGGGCGCCGTTCTATCGGTGAGCTTCTGATTATGAACGATAAAGTAAAAGACCTGCTTAAAACTACGACGGATGAGCATACGATCAAAACGGCACTTGAAGCAGACGGGCTTAAAACGATTGCAAAACAGCTTCGCATGATGTTAATAAACGGGGAGACTTCACTCGATGAAGCTATCCGTATCGGTATAGGACATGGCTAA
- a CDS encoding secretin N-terminal domain-containing protein yields the protein MKFVRVFLITLFLLTSLSAREKVNVNFSNVKIDDFIELVSKITHKNILVTQKVNGTVNFISSTPIYDDELIELLVDVLESKGFTLVQKGSRYEVIRATDAANNNLPVIAKNKKLYGATMVTQALEIKGENVDVVAAKVRYLISKTAKLMTMKESNTLLVTDYPKNIETLKKVIKDLSNNVENVVKIIYLKNTEAKKLNSKITEIQKSIFNQQVVSEQVTIVVDENVNGLVLVGDENNVNKLAEIVAKLDVESNINNTVKIFALKNSDAQAVLKTITDIIAKQTFKDPAMKPNVSASDEINSIVVIGDPLVIKGIQKIIEELDKEKFQVYVQAKIVEINKNKSQDIGVKYGFSAGDISSSGLYAMSANFGSADLTTQATAVVGESLGTSVIGVTRSALALGATLDFLQQNGAGQSISNPSILCVNNKESSIYVGKTISISTGSVTTSAGIGGTTSSYKREDVGLTLKIKPRVSSNDKVTLDVEAVLENVLDDGLDASGQTVRQPVTSKQEVKTQAILRHGESIIIGGLVKTYSDKTVTKVPLLGDIPLIGKLFTSTSDTEEEDNLVVILTPYVIDKSEELSQLQKDLGVLSKIQEKYNKDIFKMVEEGKDVKH from the coding sequence ATGAAATTCGTTAGAGTTTTTTTAATCACACTATTTTTACTTACAAGCTTAAGTGCAAGAGAGAAGGTCAATGTTAACTTTTCTAATGTCAAAATTGATGACTTTATAGAACTTGTTTCAAAGATTACTCATAAAAACATCCTTGTAACGCAAAAAGTGAACGGGACAGTGAACTTTATAAGTTCAACACCTATTTATGATGATGAACTGATCGAATTACTGGTTGATGTTCTGGAATCAAAAGGTTTTACACTGGTACAAAAAGGTTCAAGATACGAAGTTATTCGTGCTACGGATGCCGCAAACAACAATCTTCCTGTAATCGCTAAGAATAAAAAGCTTTACGGTGCCACTATGGTAACTCAGGCTCTAGAGATTAAAGGTGAAAATGTTGACGTAGTTGCAGCAAAAGTGAGATATCTGATTTCAAAAACTGCCAAACTGATGACTATGAAAGAATCAAATACGCTTTTAGTTACAGATTATCCGAAAAATATTGAGACACTTAAAAAAGTTATTAAAGACCTTAGTAACAATGTCGAGAATGTTGTAAAAATTATCTATCTGAAAAATACCGAAGCGAAGAAACTCAATTCTAAAATTACCGAGATTCAAAAATCGATCTTTAACCAACAGGTTGTTTCAGAGCAGGTAACAATAGTAGTTGATGAAAATGTTAACGGTTTAGTACTTGTCGGAGATGAAAACAATGTAAACAAACTTGCCGAGATTGTGGCAAAACTTGATGTAGAGTCAAATATTAACAATACCGTAAAGATTTTTGCACTTAAAAATTCAGATGCCCAGGCGGTGTTAAAAACGATCACCGACATTATCGCAAAACAAACGTTTAAAGACCCTGCAATGAAGCCGAATGTCTCAGCAAGTGATGAGATTAACTCGATCGTTGTGATCGGAGATCCTTTAGTGATCAAAGGGATTCAAAAAATCATTGAAGAGCTAGATAAAGAGAAGTTTCAAGTCTATGTACAGGCAAAAATCGTAGAGATCAATAAAAACAAGAGTCAGGATATCGGTGTAAAATACGGTTTTTCTGCCGGAGATATTTCATCGTCTGGTCTTTATGCAATGAGTGCAAATTTTGGTTCAGCTGATTTAACAACACAAGCTACAGCAGTTGTTGGAGAATCATTAGGAACATCTGTTATTGGAGTAACACGTTCAGCATTAGCATTGGGGGCTACATTAGATTTTTTACAACAAAACGGTGCAGGACAATCAATCTCTAATCCATCTATACTTTGTGTAAATAACAAAGAATCATCAATTTATGTGGGTAAAACGATCTCTATATCTACAGGTTCTGTTACAACTAGTGCAGGAATTGGCGGTACTACAAGTAGTTACAAAAGAGAGGATGTCGGTTTAACTTTAAAAATTAAACCTCGTGTCTCTTCAAACGATAAAGTAACTCTTGACGTAGAAGCAGTTTTGGAAAATGTATTGGATGATGGACTTGATGCAAGTGGTCAAACTGTTCGACAACCCGTAACCTCAAAACAAGAGGTAAAGACACAGGCAATTTTACGCCACGGTGAGAGTATTATTATCGGAGGACTTGTAAAAACTTATTCAGATAAAACAGTTACAAAAGTACCACTTTTAGGAGATATACCTCTTATAGGAAAACTTTTTACATCAACATCTGATACAGAAGAAGAGGACAATTTAGTTGTAATTCTCACACCTTACGTGATTGATAAAAGTGAAGAGTTGTCACAATTACAAAAAGACCTCGGTGTGCTTTCAAAGATTCAAGAGAAGTATAATAAAGATATTTTCAAAATGGTAGAAGAGGGTAAAGATGTTAAACATTGA
- a CDS encoding type II secretion system F family protein, translating into MIFKYKGIDKTGKNVTDRVEAANLDEVKAKLKANGILYSEIKEDSLPFYEKFKLKKRYKISSKELALLSRELSMYIRSGMSIVSALKVVQTHYAKNKKIKLFLATVNTHLDEGENFYSALSSQDVVELPEFFVESIRVSEDGGILDEVLMELSRFLKEQDKIAKEIKGAFAYPSFMVIISLVMIAFMLTYVVPQITGIFESMDQELPTPTKVVIALGDFFSENFQTILALIFIFSALFVTLKRKIYSFAYFVDKLLLKVPLFGAIILKSELARFSYIASLLTRSGVVFVQTINMSANILSNKVIKELFVDASKKVVEGKLLSHALYNSDVQLDDAFVQAIALGEETSEIESVLTNVSELYFEENRDKISLLLTLLEPALMLFVGGSIGFIVAAMLLPIFSMSIQ; encoded by the coding sequence ATGATTTTTAAATATAAAGGTATAGATAAAACAGGAAAAAATGTCACTGACAGAGTTGAAGCTGCAAATCTAGATGAGGTAAAGGCAAAACTCAAAGCAAACGGTATCTTGTATAGTGAGATTAAAGAGGATTCACTGCCGTTTTATGAGAAGTTTAAACTTAAAAAACGTTATAAAATTTCTTCAAAAGAGTTAGCACTGCTTTCTCGTGAACTCTCTATGTATATCCGCTCAGGAATGAGTATAGTCTCTGCACTTAAAGTGGTTCAAACCCATTACGCTAAAAATAAAAAAATAAAACTCTTTTTGGCAACGGTAAATACGCATCTTGATGAGGGGGAAAACTTCTACAGTGCTTTATCTTCTCAAGATGTGGTAGAACTTCCGGAATTTTTTGTAGAATCGATTCGTGTAAGTGAAGACGGAGGGATCCTTGACGAAGTTCTTATGGAACTTTCCCGCTTTTTAAAAGAGCAGGACAAAATAGCAAAAGAGATTAAGGGTGCATTTGCTTACCCATCATTTATGGTTATTATCTCTTTAGTGATGATCGCATTTATGCTTACTTATGTCGTACCGCAAATTACGGGGATATTTGAGAGTATGGACCAAGAACTTCCAACTCCTACAAAAGTAGTGATTGCTCTTGGAGACTTTTTCAGTGAGAATTTTCAAACTATTTTAGCACTGATTTTTATCTTTAGCGCACTTTTTGTAACCTTGAAAAGAAAGATATACAGTTTTGCTTATTTTGTAGATAAGCTCTTACTTAAAGTACCTCTTTTTGGTGCCATTATCCTAAAAAGTGAGTTAGCACGTTTCTCATACATCGCTTCACTTTTAACACGTTCAGGTGTTGTATTCGTTCAAACAATAAATATGAGTGCAAATATCTTAAGCAACAAAGTAATCAAAGAGTTGTTTGTAGATGCAAGTAAAAAAGTTGTTGAAGGAAAACTGCTCTCTCATGCACTTTATAATTCAGATGTACAACTTGATGATGCATTTGTTCAGGCAATAGCCCTTGGTGAAGAGACTTCAGAGATAGAGAGTGTTTTAACAAATGTGTCGGAGCTTTATTTTGAAGAGAACAGAGATAAAATTTCACTCCTTCTAACTCTGCTTGAACCGGCTTTAATGCTTTTTGTAGGCGGAAGTATAGGTTTTATCGTAGCGGCAATGCTTTTACCTATTTTCTCAATGAGTATTCAATAG
- a CDS encoding prepilin-type N-terminal cleavage/methylation domain-containing protein, with product MKKAFSLIELMIVIVIIGVVYTLVITKLHNVEDKQEKLSLKNLKSYMYKQIKDGNSSKLVCGDDCSVCTLYIDGVKRADIDELIDDSIEVYRYSYSEGLVQQRFDGCFEFEVARDRVSDQYIVAFKDKVYDYSEYFEGVKIYDTLEEFVDKKEQLIQEVK from the coding sequence TATCATCGGGGTTGTATATACCCTTGTGATAACAAAACTTCATAATGTTGAAGATAAGCAAGAGAAACTTAGTTTAAAAAACTTGAAAAGTTATATGTATAAACAGATCAAAGACGGTAACTCTTCAAAACTTGTTTGTGGAGATGATTGCAGCGTTTGCACACTCTATATAGACGGTGTAAAAAGAGCGGACATTGATGAGCTGATCGATGATTCGATAGAAGTTTATAGATATAGCTATTCAGAAGGTTTAGTGCAGCAACGCTTTGACGGGTGTTTTGAGTTTGAAGTTGCAAGGGACAGAGTTTCTGACCAGTATATAGTTGCCTTTAAAGATAAGGTGTATGATTATAGTGAATACTTTGAAGGTGTAAAAATTTACGATACGCTAGAAGAATTTGTAGATAAAAAAGAACAATTGATACAAGAAGTGAAGTGA